From Raphanus sativus cultivar WK10039 unplaced genomic scaffold, ASM80110v3 Scaffold0042, whole genome shotgun sequence, the proteins below share one genomic window:
- the LOC130500818 gene encoding uncharacterized protein LOC130500818 — protein sequence MAAVVFALKIWRSYLYGAKVQILTDHKSLKYIFTQPELNLRQRRWMEFVADYDLDIAYHPGKANLVADALSRRRAEVSAEREADVLEGMVRSLNLNTLVSEDEPLGLEGGKSRSKSKRTKDGAGASGPGGADGTNPSVVLPNPSLGVDSATGLPLARIIPTEVQGGLVEQQQKAAEETRQQLEQAELARQLQEQAEEAARQLQDDMEAEGESSHAGDQGGRGIGAANGGANQGNQLVEPTMKEVLDAIRLMGSQMLAMTQVITPLVNSSVGQAPQVQVVVPGAAGQVAPVDEVIELDPPARRSGKVDYLKVLEHISRLGTKHFAGSADPMEADEWRDRLARNFKSTRCPEEYQRDIAVHFLEGDAHNWWLSVDKRTNGSIEKFSDFEVEFNHKYFPAEAWDRLEAKFLDLTQGRRSVREYEEEFNRLRKYVGKELEDEKVQVLGGAYGNAGD from the exons ATGGCTGCGGTGGTATTTGCTCTGAAGATATGGAGGTCCTACTTGTATGGTGCTAAGGTTCAGATCCTAACCGACCACAAAAGTCTCAAATACATTTTTACTCAgcctgagttgaatttgaggCAGAGAAGGTGGATGGAATTTGTGGCGGATTATGATCTTGACATTGCTTATCATCCGGGCAAGGCAAATCTGGTGGCAGATGCATTGAGCCGGAGGAGAGCGGAGGTGTCAGCTGAAAGAGAAGCTGATGTATTGGAGGGGATGGTCAGGTCTTTGAATCTAAACACCTTAGTCAGTGAGGATGAACCTCTAGGACTAGAG GGTGGTAAGAGTCGGAGCAAGTCCAAGAGGACTAAGGATGGAGCTGGAGCATCTGGCCCAGGTGGCGCGGATGGAACCAATCCAAGTGTGGTGCTGCCCAATCCAAGTCTTGGCGTGGACAGTGCAACTGGATTGCCTTTGGCTCGGATCATTCCGACTGAGGTTCAGGGAGGTCTAGTGGAACAGCAGCAAAAGGCGGCTGAAGAGACTAGGCAGCAGCTGGAGCAAGCTGAACTAGCTAGACAGCTGCAAGAGCaagctgaggaagctgcaaGGCAGCTACAAGATGACATGGAGGCTGAGGGAGAGTCCTCACATGCTGGTGATCAGGGCGGCCGAGGCATTGGTGCAGCCAATGGTGGAGCTAACCAAGGAAACCAGCTGGTGGAACCTACCATGAAAGAGGTGCTTGATGCAATCAGGctcatgggtagtcagatgctggctatgacccaagtaatcactccattggtgaattcatccgtggggcaagctccacaagttcaggtggtggtaccaggagctgctggacaagttgcaccagttgatgaggtgattgaacttgatccgccagctagaagatctggtaaggtggattacctgaaggtgctagagcacatatctcgcctagggacaaagcattttgctggaagtgctgaccctatggaggcggatgaatggagggacaggctggcccggaacttcaagtctacaaggtgccctgaggagtaccagagagacatagcagtgcacttcctggagggagatgcacacaactggtggctgtctgtggacaagcgcaccaatggatctattgagaagttctctgactttgaggttgagttcaaccacaagtatttcccagctgaagcatgggatcgtttggaggccaagttcttggatttgacccaagggcgtaggtcagtcagggagtatgaagaggagttcaaccggctcaggaagtatgtgggtaaggagttggaggatgagaaagttcaggtcc TTGGTGGAGCgtatggcaatgctggagactaa